A portion of the Corynebacterium ammoniagenes DSM 20306 genome contains these proteins:
- a CDS encoding PH domain-containing protein produces the protein MTDSTAGAPGDYQPKKTLSDEEILAYTTADPFAMTSTKPWELTITSPFLRKVSWLCIAILIPVHVFMGVMLDVEFTGAYITLIDKFAFPGIGVILSIIAWLVFNRPRLRANADGVEIRNIIGTRFYPWAVIYGLAFPEGSRMARIELPNFEYVPVWAIQSGDKEAAIAATREFRELEAKYMPLD, from the coding sequence ATGACTGACTCAACGGCTGGTGCCCCAGGCGACTACCAACCGAAGAAGACGCTAAGTGACGAAGAAATCCTTGCGTACACCACGGCGGATCCCTTTGCGATGACTTCCACAAAGCCATGGGAGTTGACCATTACCTCGCCATTTCTTCGCAAAGTTTCCTGGCTGTGTATCGCCATTTTGATTCCAGTACACGTATTTATGGGCGTGATGTTGGATGTTGAGTTCACCGGTGCGTATATCACCCTGATCGATAAATTCGCCTTCCCTGGGATTGGCGTCATCTTGTCGATTATTGCGTGGCTGGTATTCAACCGACCTCGCCTTCGCGCTAATGCTGACGGTGTTGAGATCCGCAATATCATCGGCACACGCTTTTACCCATGGGCAGTAATCTACGGTTTGGCGTTTCCAGAAGGCTCCCGAATGGCGCGTATCGAGCTTCCTAATTTTGAATATGTTCCAGTCTGGGCCATTCAGTCTGGTGATAAAGAAGCAGCGATTGCTGCAACCCGCGAGTTCCGTGAGTTGGAAGCGAAATACATGCCGCTGGATTAA
- the uvrC gene encoding excinuclease ABC subunit UvrC, translating into MADPSTYRPAPGTIPTDPGVYKFRDENRRVVYVGKAKNLRSRLSNYFQDITQLHPRTRQMVQTAANVEWTVVASEVEALALEYTWIKKFDPRFNVKYRDDKTYPMLAVSVGEQVPRAFFYRGPRRKGVRYFGPYSHAWAVRETLDLLTRVFPMRTCSKGVYNRHEKLGRPCLLGYIGKCNAPCIGRVSEDEHRETVNRLVSFMNGNTGPVVRQLTAQMQEASEALEFERAARLRDDLDAINKIMEQQAVVFSDGTDADLIAFHTDELEAAVQIFHVRDGRVRGQRGWVVERIGDQATLEKLEEGEEDPALPLLMQNFLIQFYGDAVEREKLEAEEDAALQRRGVDQESRATPRRVQVVPREILVHTMPEEAEEVVKLLEDLRGAQVDLRVPQRGDKRSLMQTVEKNAKDALRQHKLKRVGDLTARSAALQDIQEALGMETAPLRIECTDISHIQGTDVVASLVVFEDGLPRKSDYRRYRIKEAAGDGRSDDVGSIAEITRRRFKRHHEDKLANPDEEAEASNFADENVIEEATDAARKFAYPPQLFIVDGGAPQVAAAQKVFDELGIVDVTLVGLAKRLEEIWVPGDDEPVILPRNSQALYLLQQIRDEAHRFAINYHRQQRSKRMRSSVLDSIPGLGPTRRMDLVKHFGSVKKLKEASEEQIAEVKGIGPKMAATIFEHLRA; encoded by the coding sequence GTGGCTGATCCAAGCACTTATCGGCCTGCTCCTGGAACTATCCCGACAGATCCAGGCGTATATAAGTTCCGCGATGAAAACCGTCGTGTTGTCTATGTCGGCAAGGCCAAAAACCTTCGTTCACGGCTGTCCAATTATTTTCAGGACATCACTCAGTTGCACCCGCGCACGCGCCAAATGGTGCAAACCGCAGCCAACGTGGAGTGGACGGTAGTTGCCAGCGAAGTTGAAGCCTTAGCGCTGGAGTACACGTGGATTAAGAAGTTTGATCCACGATTTAACGTCAAATATCGCGACGATAAGACCTATCCCATGCTGGCTGTCTCCGTCGGCGAGCAGGTCCCGCGTGCGTTCTTCTACCGCGGGCCGCGGCGCAAGGGAGTGCGCTATTTTGGCCCGTATTCCCACGCTTGGGCGGTCCGGGAAACCTTAGACCTACTTACGCGCGTTTTTCCGATGCGCACGTGTTCCAAAGGCGTTTACAATCGCCATGAAAAGCTGGGACGTCCATGTCTTTTAGGGTATATCGGTAAATGCAATGCACCGTGCATCGGCCGCGTCAGCGAAGACGAACACCGCGAGACCGTCAATCGCCTAGTGTCTTTCATGAACGGCAATACCGGCCCCGTAGTTCGGCAGCTGACCGCGCAGATGCAGGAAGCATCGGAAGCTTTAGAGTTTGAACGCGCGGCACGGCTGCGCGATGACCTCGATGCCATCAATAAGATCATGGAACAACAGGCAGTCGTCTTTAGCGATGGCACAGACGCAGACTTAATCGCTTTCCACACTGATGAGCTGGAAGCTGCCGTGCAAATCTTCCACGTCCGTGATGGACGTGTTCGTGGGCAGCGGGGCTGGGTCGTGGAAAGAATTGGCGATCAAGCAACCCTGGAAAAGCTCGAAGAGGGCGAAGAAGACCCTGCTCTTCCTTTGTTGATGCAAAACTTCCTCATCCAGTTCTATGGGGATGCCGTCGAACGCGAGAAACTTGAAGCAGAGGAAGACGCAGCACTTCAGCGCAGGGGAGTAGACCAAGAATCACGCGCAACGCCACGGCGAGTTCAGGTGGTTCCGCGAGAGATACTGGTTCACACCATGCCGGAAGAAGCTGAGGAAGTAGTCAAGCTGCTAGAAGACCTCCGTGGCGCGCAGGTAGACCTGCGTGTGCCACAGCGTGGTGATAAGCGCTCGCTAATGCAAACGGTAGAGAAAAACGCCAAGGATGCCTTGCGCCAGCACAAGCTCAAGCGCGTCGGAGATCTCACGGCGCGCTCTGCAGCGCTGCAAGATATTCAAGAAGCACTTGGCATGGAAACTGCGCCGCTGCGCATTGAGTGCACGGATATTTCGCATATCCAAGGCACCGATGTCGTGGCTTCACTTGTTGTATTTGAAGATGGCCTGCCGCGTAAATCCGATTACCGTCGCTACCGCATTAAAGAAGCTGCGGGAGATGGCCGCTCTGATGACGTTGGCTCTATTGCGGAAATCACTAGGCGTCGATTTAAGCGCCACCACGAAGACAAATTGGCCAACCCAGATGAAGAGGCAGAGGCATCGAACTTTGCTGATGAAAATGTCATCGAGGAAGCAACCGATGCCGCGCGAAAGTTTGCGTACCCGCCGCAGCTTTTCATCGTTGACGGCGGAGCACCACAGGTTGCCGCTGCACAAAAGGTCTTTGATGAACTCGGCATCGTGGACGTGACCCTAGTTGGGTTGGCAAAACGCTTGGAGGAAATCTGGGTTCCTGGCGATGACGAGCCGGTTATCTTGCCGCGTAATTCACAGGCACTGTACCTGCTGCAACAGATCCGTGATGAGGCGCACCGCTTTGCCATCAACTATCACCGCCAGCAACGCTCCAAGCGCATGCGGTCATCAGTGCTGGATTCCATCCCTGGGCTGGGGCCAACACGGCGCATGGATCTGGTCAAGCACTTTGGCTCTGTAAAGAAGCTGAAAGAAGCCAGCGAAGAGCAGATCGCAGAAGTTAAAGGAATTGGCCCGAAGATGGCAGCGACAATCTTTGAGCATTTGCGCGCGTGA
- the fmt gene encoding methionyl-tRNA formyltransferase: protein MKLVFAGTPEPAVPALEALIASDHDVVAVITRPDARKGRGRKMVPSPVKEVALAHGIEVLTPTTLKADTEDGDAIRARLRELAPDAIPVVAYGNLVPKDLLDIAAHGWVNLHFSLLPAWRGAAPVQAAINAGDDITGATTFRIEEGLDTGPILGTMTETIQTVDTAGSLLERLSRSGAHLLQATMDGLESGEIVPQPQHGEPTYAPKITTEDARISWTQPDFAIDRHIRAHSPFPGAWTMHGDDRVKIGKVSPLHAAAEALGELPHLEPGQLHITKKAVYIGTASNPVRIDELQPVGKKMMNAADWGRGINANKSEHDNEEYFS, encoded by the coding sequence ATGAAGTTAGTATTTGCTGGCACCCCAGAACCAGCCGTTCCCGCACTAGAGGCGCTAATTGCTTCTGACCACGACGTCGTCGCAGTGATTACCCGTCCTGATGCCCGGAAGGGGCGTGGGCGCAAGATGGTGCCCAGTCCCGTCAAAGAAGTAGCGCTGGCCCACGGCATCGAGGTGCTGACCCCAACCACGCTGAAGGCCGATACTGAGGATGGAGACGCGATTCGCGCTCGCCTGCGGGAGCTGGCACCCGATGCCATTCCAGTGGTGGCATATGGCAACCTGGTACCCAAAGACTTATTAGATATCGCAGCACATGGCTGGGTGAACCTGCACTTTTCTTTGCTTCCTGCCTGGCGCGGTGCTGCACCTGTTCAAGCGGCCATTAATGCCGGCGATGATATTACGGGAGCCACGACCTTCCGCATCGAAGAAGGCTTAGACACCGGCCCCATCTTGGGCACGATGACCGAAACTATTCAAACGGTCGATACCGCCGGATCCCTGTTGGAGCGTTTATCGCGTTCCGGCGCGCACTTATTGCAAGCCACCATGGATGGGCTGGAATCCGGCGAGATAGTGCCGCAGCCACAACACGGTGAGCCAACCTATGCGCCAAAAATTACCACTGAAGACGCCCGCATTAGCTGGACGCAGCCAGATTTTGCCATCGACCGCCACATCCGTGCGCATTCTCCCTTCCCCGGTGCGTGGACCATGCATGGCGACGACCGCGTCAAAATCGGCAAGGTAAGCCCACTGCACGCTGCGGCGGAAGCCCTGGGCGAGCTGCCCCACCTGGAACCAGGTCAGCTGCACATTACGAAAAAGGCCGTCTACATCGGCACGGCATCCAACCCCGTGCGCATTGATGAGCTGCAACCGGTAGGCAAAAAGATGATGAATGCGGCCGATTGGGGTCGGGGCATCAACGCCAATAAATCAGAACACGATAACGAGGAGTACTTTTCATGA
- the rpe gene encoding ribulose-phosphate 3-epimerase: MTSSSFSAPIISPSILAADFTRLGEEVATVSNADWIHVDIMDGHFVPNLSFGPDITAAVDGITEQVLDVHLMIEEPEKWVETYAKAGADCIIFHVEAVEDEQAALDLAAKIRGLGVRAGFSIKPNTPIEPWLDKLSHFDLVLVMSVEPGFGGQKFMPEMLDKVRALRAAIDEQQLPMLIEIDGGISADTIRQSAEAGCDAFVAGSAIFKKDDRAAEVDNLRQLATLN, from the coding sequence ATGACTTCCAGCTCTTTTAGTGCTCCAATTATCTCACCTTCTATCCTCGCTGCCGATTTCACGCGCTTGGGAGAAGAAGTAGCAACCGTGTCGAATGCCGACTGGATCCACGTGGATATTATGGATGGCCACTTTGTTCCGAACCTGTCCTTTGGCCCGGATATCACGGCCGCCGTGGATGGCATCACGGAACAAGTCTTGGACGTTCATTTGATGATTGAGGAGCCTGAAAAGTGGGTAGAAACCTACGCGAAGGCGGGAGCAGACTGCATTATCTTCCACGTCGAAGCCGTTGAAGATGAGCAGGCCGCACTAGACTTGGCCGCGAAAATTCGTGGCTTAGGTGTTCGCGCGGGATTTTCTATCAAGCCCAATACTCCGATTGAACCGTGGTTGGACAAGCTCTCTCACTTCGACTTAGTTCTGGTCATGAGCGTGGAGCCCGGCTTCGGCGGGCAGAAGTTTATGCCGGAGATGTTAGATAAGGTCCGCGCTCTGCGCGCAGCTATCGATGAGCAGCAGTTGCCGATGCTCATCGAAATCGACGGTGGCATTTCCGCAGACACCATTCGCCAAAGCGCCGAAGCAGGCTGTGATGCATTTGTGGCAGGCTCGGCAATTTTCAAAAAAGACGATCGTGCTGCAGAAGTAGATAACCTCCGCCAATTGGCAACGCTTAACTAG
- a CDS encoding riboflavin synthase encodes MFTGLVEEKGKIVRLEELGDSIRMSIEAPVVTSDATLGDSISVNGVCLTVAELEGSVFVADIMQESLNRSALGQLDQDSAVNLERALLPTTRLGGHIVQGHVDGTSKLISRTPSEHWEVLRFELPQDLDRYVVGKGSIAISGTSLTISALGSDWFEVSLIPVTLQETILGDLSVGDLVNLEVDVLAKYVEKMVRPEGKVQEGRD; translated from the coding sequence TTGTTTACTGGGCTAGTTGAAGAAAAGGGCAAGATTGTCCGCTTGGAAGAGCTCGGTGATTCCATCCGCATGAGCATTGAAGCGCCCGTGGTCACGTCCGATGCAACACTTGGCGACTCAATTTCTGTCAACGGCGTGTGCTTGACAGTCGCTGAGTTGGAAGGCTCTGTCTTTGTCGCTGACATCATGCAAGAATCATTAAACCGCTCCGCGCTTGGCCAATTAGACCAAGACAGCGCCGTGAACTTGGAGCGTGCCTTATTGCCGACCACTCGCTTGGGTGGGCACATCGTCCAGGGTCATGTGGACGGTACCTCGAAGCTGATCTCGCGCACACCTTCCGAGCACTGGGAAGTACTGCGTTTTGAACTACCGCAGGACCTAGACCGCTACGTGGTAGGAAAAGGATCCATCGCAATCAGTGGTACGTCATTGACTATCTCAGCATTAGGCAGTGACTGGTTTGAGGTCTCCCTGATTCCGGTGACACTGCAAGAGACCATCCTCGGAGATTTGAGTGTCGGAGACCTGGTAAATCTCGAAGTTGATGTGCTGGCGAAGTATGTAGAAAAGATGGTCCGCCCCGAAGGCAAAGTTCAAGAGGGTAGAGACTAA
- the ribH gene encoding 6,7-dimethyl-8-ribityllumazine synthase encodes MSKEGLPELAAVDASGISVAVITATWNADICDRLHERALAEAERSGATVDGFRVVGALEIPVAVQEAARHYDAVVALGCVIRGGTPHFDYVCDSVTQGLTRIALDSAKPIANGILTVNTHDQAVDRSGAPGAAEDKGVEAMAAALDTVLQLRKIKDRASERGL; translated from the coding sequence ATGAGCAAAGAAGGACTACCAGAACTAGCCGCGGTCGATGCCTCCGGTATCTCCGTTGCAGTTATCACGGCAACCTGGAACGCAGATATCTGCGATCGCCTCCATGAGCGTGCCCTCGCTGAGGCAGAACGCAGCGGCGCTACCGTGGATGGCTTCCGAGTCGTCGGCGCTTTAGAAATTCCTGTGGCAGTACAAGAAGCTGCGCGTCACTATGACGCGGTCGTAGCGCTTGGCTGCGTTATTCGAGGGGGAACGCCACACTTTGATTATGTGTGCGATTCCGTCACTCAAGGTCTCACGCGGATCGCGTTAGATTCTGCTAAACCCATCGCTAATGGTATTTTGACGGTAAATACCCACGATCAGGCAGTAGATCGTTCGGGTGCACCAGGCGCTGCAGAAGATAAGGGCGTGGAGGCTATGGCAGCGGCTTTAGATACTGTGCTGCAACTGCGTAAGATTAAAGACCGCGCATCCGAGCGCGGACTGTAG
- the def gene encoding peptide deformylase, which yields MTVKAIRLYGDPVLTTRAGEITEFDESLEKLAEDMLETMDDAGGVGLAANQIGLLKRIFVYDCSSVETGMRGAIINPVWEAVGDKTQVGNEGCLSIPDISMPTERFETVSVSGQDVHGNPVSMVVSGLMARCVQHETDHLDGVLFLQRLETDDRKQAMAQIRNSDWFNQ from the coding sequence TTGACCGTAAAAGCCATCCGCCTGTACGGCGACCCTGTCTTGACCACCCGTGCCGGTGAAATCACCGAATTTGATGAATCTTTAGAAAAGCTCGCCGAAGACATGCTCGAGACCATGGATGATGCCGGGGGAGTAGGCCTTGCGGCTAACCAAATTGGTCTGCTCAAGCGCATCTTTGTCTATGACTGCTCCAGCGTGGAGACCGGCATGCGCGGTGCCATCATCAATCCGGTGTGGGAGGCTGTTGGCGATAAGACGCAGGTGGGCAATGAAGGATGCTTGTCCATTCCGGATATCTCCATGCCAACAGAGCGTTTTGAAACTGTGTCTGTCTCCGGCCAGGACGTTCATGGCAACCCCGTCAGCATGGTAGTTTCGGGACTGATGGCGCGGTGCGTGCAGCATGAAACCGACCACCTGGATGGCGTGCTGTTTTTACAGCGTTTAGAAACGGATGACCGCAAGCAAGCAATGGCTCAGATCCGCAATTCCGACTGGTTTAATCAATAG
- the ribD gene encoding bifunctional diaminohydroxyphosphoribosylaminopyrimidine deaminase/5-amino-6-(5-phosphoribosylamino)uracil reductase RibD, whose protein sequence is MEINSEANSAPSAIIDKALRTAMSAGWEVRGTTSPNPPVGAVMVSTAGEIVGTGATQPAGGAHAEVQALAEAVGRTDGATAVVTLEPCRHTGRTGPCTQALIEAGIQEVYYLHSDPNPEAGGGAEALREAGVNVTQLSAPEGMPDALIPWLKSVQLGRPHVTLKFAQTIDGFTAAADGTSQWITGEMARQYVHEDRAHRDAIIIGTGTALTDNPSLTARFPDGSQREHQPRRVVIGRRRLADVGENASNLNRLGFEQYAKIDEALQELYASGARDVLVEGGAGLASGFMNAGLVDWVQVYQAPLLLGEGISVLAHPLTNTLKGAARFSRGQVVALGDDLLINYVRVPRNASPHKP, encoded by the coding sequence ATGGAAATAAACTCAGAGGCCAATTCGGCCCCATCCGCCATCATCGATAAGGCCTTGCGCACGGCGATGTCTGCGGGCTGGGAGGTTCGCGGCACGACCAGCCCCAACCCGCCAGTGGGAGCAGTCATGGTCTCTACCGCCGGCGAGATAGTAGGCACCGGCGCGACTCAGCCAGCCGGTGGCGCACACGCGGAAGTACAAGCACTGGCCGAGGCAGTCGGACGCACCGATGGCGCCACCGCAGTGGTGACACTCGAGCCGTGTCGGCACACCGGGCGCACTGGTCCGTGCACGCAAGCACTCATTGAGGCGGGGATCCAAGAGGTTTATTACCTGCACAGTGATCCCAACCCTGAGGCCGGCGGCGGCGCAGAGGCACTGCGTGAAGCGGGTGTTAATGTCACGCAGCTTTCCGCCCCCGAAGGCATGCCCGATGCGCTAATTCCATGGCTCAAGTCGGTCCAATTAGGTCGGCCGCACGTGACGTTAAAATTTGCGCAAACCATCGATGGCTTTACTGCGGCTGCTGATGGCACCAGCCAGTGGATTACTGGGGAGATGGCGCGGCAATACGTTCACGAAGACCGCGCACACCGCGATGCCATCATTATCGGTACTGGCACAGCGTTGACCGATAACCCGTCGTTGACGGCACGTTTTCCCGATGGCTCGCAACGCGAACACCAACCGCGGCGAGTTGTCATCGGCCGGCGTCGCCTCGCTGATGTTGGCGAGAATGCCTCCAATCTCAACCGTTTGGGATTCGAGCAATACGCCAAGATCGACGAAGCACTGCAAGAGCTCTACGCCAGCGGCGCGCGCGATGTCTTGGTGGAAGGTGGCGCGGGCTTAGCTTCCGGGTTTATGAACGCCGGTTTAGTCGACTGGGTTCAGGTCTATCAAGCCCCGCTGTTACTGGGTGAGGGAATTTCCGTCCTGGCTCATCCGTTGACTAATACGTTAAAGGGCGCTGCGCGGTTTTCCCGCGGGCAGGTTGTCGCTCTCGGCGATGACCTGCTCATCAATTACGTGCGAGTACCACGTAACGCATCGCCTCATAAACCGTAG
- a CDS encoding RsmB/NOP family class I SAM-dependent RNA methyltransferase — protein MSGGFRSRSKSGDSSKARTPQGGKHSPRENQADSANRGGSSRGGNRGGNHGRSDSRAGSRASSRHSDGAAPRRQYERHDRNRAQGPGDIVRNAQKVGVDVPRAVVYETLLRVHSDDAFANLILPKSLRANQLEGRDAAFATELAYGTLRAEGVLDAIIGEHSSRGLDTLAIEVLDALRVGTYQLMYTRVEPHAAVDTTVRLVQAAGHEKAKGFVNGIMRSITRANPETLLDKLTPAGEIEALAFRHAHPVWIARSFAQVVCQEELADALEGDSQRPVVHLVARPGEITAEELALMTGSDEGKYSPYAVYMDSGDPGDLEPVQQGLAAVQDEGSQLIARAVVEAPLEGEDQGRWLDLCAGPGGKAALMGSLARMDGAVVDAVEVSEHRAQLVKKTVGDLPVDVHVADGRNPGLEPGYDRILVDAPCSGLGALRRRPEARWRKSESDIAELSTLQFELLKSAVSLLRPGGVIVYSTCSPDLRETRNIVDRALAELDVVEDNAHDLIPDMGDVGEHKSVQMWPHRHGTDAMFFAVLRKNP, from the coding sequence ATGAGTGGTGGATTCCGGTCACGGTCCAAGTCAGGCGACTCCTCCAAGGCGCGCACGCCACAAGGTGGGAAGCACTCACCCCGCGAGAACCAGGCTGACAGCGCGAACCGAGGTGGCTCCAGCCGAGGTGGCAATCGAGGCGGCAATCACGGACGCTCCGATTCACGAGCAGGCTCACGAGCAAGCTCACGCCATAGCGATGGTGCCGCGCCACGACGCCAATACGAGCGGCACGACCGCAATCGGGCGCAAGGCCCGGGCGATATCGTGCGCAACGCTCAAAAAGTCGGAGTCGATGTACCACGCGCCGTAGTCTATGAAACTTTATTGCGGGTGCACTCCGATGATGCTTTTGCCAACTTAATCTTGCCCAAGTCCTTGCGCGCGAACCAGCTCGAAGGCCGTGACGCTGCGTTTGCGACCGAACTGGCTTATGGCACGCTGCGTGCTGAGGGCGTGTTGGATGCCATCATCGGTGAGCACTCCTCGCGTGGACTCGATACCTTGGCTATTGAAGTACTCGATGCCTTGCGCGTCGGCACTTATCAGCTGATGTATACCCGCGTGGAACCGCACGCGGCAGTTGATACCACCGTGCGCTTGGTTCAAGCTGCTGGGCACGAAAAAGCCAAGGGTTTTGTCAACGGCATTATGCGCTCGATTACGCGTGCCAACCCTGAAACCTTATTGGACAAACTAACCCCGGCGGGCGAGATCGAAGCTTTGGCTTTCCGCCACGCACACCCAGTGTGGATTGCTCGCTCCTTCGCCCAAGTTGTGTGCCAAGAAGAGCTTGCCGATGCCCTCGAAGGCGATTCGCAGCGCCCCGTGGTGCACTTGGTTGCGCGGCCCGGGGAGATTACCGCAGAAGAATTAGCCTTGATGACCGGCTCGGACGAGGGCAAGTATTCTCCCTACGCCGTGTACATGGACTCCGGTGACCCGGGCGACTTAGAACCGGTGCAGCAAGGTCTGGCCGCAGTACAAGACGAAGGCTCGCAGCTGATTGCACGCGCAGTGGTCGAAGCACCACTTGAAGGTGAAGATCAAGGCCGATGGCTTGATTTATGTGCTGGTCCCGGCGGCAAGGCCGCACTGATGGGCTCTCTTGCCCGCATGGATGGCGCTGTCGTCGATGCCGTAGAAGTATCCGAGCACCGCGCCCAGTTGGTGAAAAAGACTGTTGGCGATCTGCCGGTAGATGTCCATGTGGCTGATGGTCGTAATCCCGGCTTGGAACCGGGCTACGATCGCATTCTTGTCGATGCCCCGTGCTCTGGTCTGGGTGCTTTGCGCCGTCGCCCCGAGGCTCGGTGGCGCAAATCTGAGTCCGATATCGCGGAGCTGTCCACGCTGCAATTCGAGCTGCTGAAATCGGCGGTGTCTTTGCTGCGCCCTGGCGGAGTTATCGTCTACTCCACCTGTTCGCCGGATCTGCGTGAGACCCGCAACATCGTCGACCGTGCCTTAGCGGAATTAGACGTTGTTGAAGACAACGCTCATGACTTGATTCCTGATATGGGTGATGTGGGCGAGCACAAGTCCGTGCAAATGTGGCCGCACCGCCACGGCACGGACGCGATGTTCTTCGCTGTCCTTCGTAAAAACCCTTAA
- a CDS encoding bifunctional 3,4-dihydroxy-2-butanone-4-phosphate synthase/GTP cyclohydrolase II codes for MNAPVNSAVRLDSIEDAIADIAAGKAVVVVDNENRENEGDLIFAAELATPELVAFMVRYSSGYICVPLLPEDCTRLNLPPMMGKNEDVRGTAYTVTVDAATGTTGISASSRAETMLRLADPMSKVEDFTRPGHVVPLAARPNGVLERDGHTEAAIDLARLAGLRPAGVLCEIVSEEDPTTMARSEELRRFSDKHDLKMISIEQLIEWRRHNETQVRRLVETRLPTDFGPFTALGYKHEIDGQEHVALIVGQPEDLAGAKDVLVRVHSECLTGDVFHSRRCDCGQQLHESMRKVQEAGEGIIIYLRGHEGRGIGLLSKLEAYRLQDNGLDTVDANLEQGLPEDAREYSVAGQILRDLGIESANLLTNNPHKGNGLRGFGVEASAHTPLEVEPNADNIDYLRTKRDRMNHVLPQVARWDAGHAGE; via the coding sequence ATGAACGCACCTGTTAATAGCGCAGTTCGTCTGGACTCTATCGAAGACGCAATTGCGGATATCGCCGCCGGCAAGGCAGTAGTTGTTGTTGACAACGAGAACCGTGAGAATGAGGGCGACCTCATTTTCGCCGCGGAGCTCGCGACTCCGGAGCTCGTAGCGTTTATGGTGCGCTATTCTTCGGGCTATATTTGCGTGCCATTGTTACCGGAAGACTGCACGCGTCTGAACTTGCCACCCATGATGGGTAAGAATGAAGACGTGCGCGGCACTGCATATACCGTGACGGTGGACGCTGCTACTGGCACCACCGGAATTTCTGCCTCCAGCCGCGCAGAAACCATGCTGCGTTTGGCAGATCCAATGTCAAAGGTAGAAGACTTTACGCGTCCTGGACACGTCGTTCCCTTGGCGGCGCGCCCTAACGGTGTTCTAGAACGCGACGGACACACCGAAGCAGCTATTGACTTAGCGCGTCTGGCGGGACTGCGTCCAGCCGGTGTGCTGTGTGAGATCGTCTCTGAAGAAGACCCGACCACGATGGCGCGCTCGGAAGAGCTGCGACGTTTTTCGGATAAGCACGATTTGAAGATGATCTCCATCGAGCAGCTCATTGAGTGGCGCCGCCACAATGAGACTCAAGTGCGCCGCCTCGTGGAAACCCGGCTGCCGACGGACTTTGGTCCGTTCACTGCACTTGGCTACAAGCATGAGATTGATGGCCAGGAGCACGTGGCACTTATCGTTGGTCAACCAGAAGATCTCGCTGGTGCAAAGGACGTCTTAGTCCGCGTGCATTCCGAGTGTTTAACTGGTGACGTTTTCCATTCCCGCCGCTGCGATTGTGGACAGCAGCTCCACGAGTCCATGCGCAAGGTACAAGAAGCGGGGGAGGGCATCATCATTTACCTGCGCGGGCATGAAGGCCGTGGCATCGGGTTGCTCTCCAAGCTGGAGGCCTACCGCCTGCAAGACAATGGTCTCGATACTGTTGATGCCAATTTGGAGCAGGGGCTTCCGGAAGACGCACGCGAATACTCGGTTGCTGGCCAAATCCTGCGTGATCTAGGCATTGAATCTGCCAACCTGTTGACTAATAATCCCCATAAGGGCAATGGTCTGCGCGGATTCGGAGTCGAAGCCTCCGCACATACTCCGCTCGAAGTTGAGCCGAACGCCGATAACATCGATTACCTGCGCACGAAGCGCGACCGCATGAACCATGTTCTGCCGCAAGTAGCTCGGTGGGATGCAGGACACGCGGGCGAATAA